GCAGGTATGTCGGAAAAGGCAGGTACTAGGGCTTTAAAATACCTAGAAGACTTTGGGGTGGACGTAAGGCTTGGTACTCGGCTAGTAGATTACGATGGAAATAATGTCACGCTTACCGATGGCACCGTTATACCTGCCAAAACGGTGATTTGGGCAGCGGGTGTCACTGGAAATACCATCGATGGTTTGCCAGAAGCAGTTGTTGATAAGGGCAGAATTTTAGTGGACCAGTATAACCAAGTTGAAGGCCACCCAGACGTTTATGCTGTCGGTGATATTGCCGCTATGTGTTCTGAAGAAAATCCACGTGGATTCCCTATGGTAGCTCCAGTTGCCATGCAACAGGCCCAAAATCTGGGTAAAAACTTGAAGCGTCAACTCAAACAGAAAGAACCAATTCCTTTTAAATACAGAGATAAAGGATCAATGGCCACGGTAGGAAGAAATAAGGCGGTGGTTGACATGCCAAGGTTTCATTTTGGTGGTCTATTCGCTTGGATGGTTTGGATGTTTGTTCACTTGATGTCTATTGTTGGTTTTAGAAACCGATTGGTGATTCTTAGTAACTGGGTTTGGAATTATATGACCTACGATCGGGGTACACGACTGATTATTAGAACTTTTCTTCGGAATAAGCAGTACAAACCGGGAGATAGCCTCTAGCTCCCGAAAAAATCTGCTCTTTACCTCTCATCGCAAAGCATAAGCAAGTGTGATTAAACTTTCCTTATTTTCACGAAGGAAATGAGAAAGAAACGATTGTACTGGGCGTTCCAAATATTAGGGTGGGGCGCATACGTTCTTCTAAATATTTTTACGCTAAGTCTTAACCCACAAGCCTTACAGCCTGAAATTATTCGTATTTCAAGAATCGAGATATTACTGCATACACCAATTATGCTGTTCTTTTCCCATTACCTAATCCGTAAAGTAATTATTCAACGCAATTGGCTTCAAATAAACATTGGCCGAGTCATTCCAAGGATTTTAGGCCTAATCTTGATTGCAGCTTTATCGGTTCAAATAGTCTCCTTGACACTTTATTGGATGGTTGGGACTATTTCGCTCGATGATGAACTTTCAATTCTCTTGAGTGATATCCTTTTTGCCTTACTGAACTTCTTGATCATGTTCATTATTTGGTCAACGATCTATTTCCTATACCACTTCTTAGAAAGCAACAATCGATCTTTGAAGTACGAGGCAGCGATGAATGAAATGCATTTGAACCAGTTGAAGTCTCAGTTAAACCCACACTTTATTTTCAACGCCCTGAACAGCATGCGTGCCCTGGTAGATGAAGAGCCTAGTAAAGCGAAAACAGCCATTACTCAGCTTTCAAATATTCTCAGAAACTCCTTGATTACCGATAAAAAGCGGGTCGTTAGCTTTGGAAATGAATTAAACACGGTCAGAGATTACCTGGCCCTAGAAGGAATTAGGTTTGAAGAAAGGCTAAAAGTAAGGTATCAAATCGATCCAAAATCTGATGGTTTTGAGATACCGCCAATGATGGTTCAAACCTTAGTAGAAAATGCCATTAAACACGGGGTTTCAAACCTGATAGAAGGCGGTGTAATAGAGATTGAGTCGTTAGTAGAACACTCGATCTTAATTTTAAAAATTAGAAACAGTGGCCAAATTAGCCTAAGCCCCAAAAGGCCGGGTAGCCGAAAGGGTGTTGGCCTAATAAATACTAAAGAAAGGCTTAAATTGATATATGGAGAGGCTGCTTCATTTAGAATTTACAATGAAAACGATAAGTTTGTAGTGACTGAAGTGAAGATACCTCAACGTATGTAAGCAAAATCTAAATAAATGAGAGCACTAATAATCGATGACGAACGATTGGCAAGAAAAGAATTGACCAATTTACTGCAGGAATATCCAGAGATAGAAATCATAGGAGAAGCTGTGAACGCTGAGGATGCCGAAGAAAAAATCAAAACACTTCAGCCCGAATTACTATTCTTAGATATTCAGATGCCTGGAAAAACAGGTTTTGAGCTTTTAGAAACATTAGATACCGTACCAGACGTAGTCTTTACGACAGCATATGACGAATATGCACTTCAAGCTTTTGACTTCAACGCGCTTGATTACCTACTTAAACCGATCGAGCCAGACAGACTAAAAGAAACGATCACTAAGCTGATTAATAGACCTAAAAAAGAAGAGGCGGTCGTTACACAAACAGACCAGAAATTAGGTCCTCAGGATCGTGTTTTTGTGAAAGACGGGGATAAATGTTGGTTTGTGAAGTTAGAAAACATTAGGCTCTTCGAATCAGATGGCAATTACATTAAAATCTACTTCGACAACTTCAAGCCGATGATTCATAAGTCATTGAACGCCTTGGACGAAAAACTAGATGATAGATCGTTTTTCCGCGCCAGCAGAAAGCACATCATTAACCTGACTTGGGTAGAAAGTATCGAATCTTGGTTTAATGGTGGATTAATGGTTGTACTTCGTGGTGGCGACAAAGTAGAGGTAAGCCGTAGACAAGCAGCCAGATTCAAAGAAATGATGAGCCTATAGGCCGATCTAGTATATATACGAAAGCCCATTTTCTAAGGTGTTCAAACGCGGGAAGGAAATGGGCTTTTTTTTGATATGCCAGAAGGAATAACTAATATAGAATACTCAACCAAGGGGTTTACCATCAACTATTTCCTACTGTAAACCACTTATCTATCGTCATGATTTATTTTATACTATCTGTCTTTCTATTTTTTCAAGACGTTAATCCATCAGATCCGGACTCGGTTTCTTATGAAGACACCCCTAAGATTGAGCAACAAAAAGCTGAGCAAAAAAGGCTTAACTATGCCATTGATAATGATTCCACCATGTTTATCTATCGTGGTGCTGGGCCTTATTCTTTAGAGGAAAGAGGTGAAAAAGTCAAAGAGAACATTAGGCAATCCAAAGACAGGTTTACGTCTGAAAAACCTATCATAGTCAAATCAGAAGATGGCAATGAAATCTTCTGTGGTGAAAAGCTTATTATGACTGTGTATGACGCTGATGCCAAAGCCATTGGGCTTAGCAGAAACGCCGCCACGGAGTATTATGCCGATCTAATTCAACAATTAAGAGAGACTGAAGACATACCCAAAGTCGAGGTAAAATCACTAATCCTGAATATAGGAATAGCGGTAGTCATCGTGATTCTCTTCCTTATCGGCTTACGCTATTACAATAGGCTATTCCGGCTTGTTTACATGAAAATCCGTGGGCAAAAAGGAAAAATGCTCAAGGGTTTCAAGGTTAAAACCTACGAAGTCCTAACAGAAGAAAAGCAGATTCTATTTGTCACCTATATCGCTAAGGGATTGCGTATAGCCGTATTACTTTTTATCATCTATCTATTACTTCCAGTCCTTTTTTCACTTTTCCCATGGACTCAAGGCATCGCGACTACGCTATTCGGGTATATCCTAGATCCACTAAAAAGCATTGGAAACAAGTTCTTACTTTTTATTCCCGACCTACTAACAATTACAGTTATCTGGTTTGTTACAAAATACGTTTTGAAGCTTTTAGCCTTTTTTAAAGACGAAGTGGCCAAGGGAAAACTTGAACTTCCTGGGTTCTATAAAGAGTGGGCAAAACCGACCTATAACATCATTAAGATATTGGTGATTGCCTTGAGTTTCATTGCTATTTGGCCATTGCTGCCAATGTCTGACTCCGATATTTTTAAAGGAGTCTCTACTT
This is a stretch of genomic DNA from Roseivirga misakiensis. It encodes these proteins:
- a CDS encoding NAD(P)/FAD-dependent oxidoreductase, producing the protein MSDLHHLHLEIPKSDKKRIVIIGGGFAGIQLIKSLRKSPYQIVLLDRHNYHTFQPLLYQVATAGLEPDSIAGALRHLFEKHKDFYFRMARVTGIELAEKKISTLVGDLSYDMLVIANGSKTNYFGNQEMYERTFPMKQIPQALNLRSHMLQNFEQTVMSPDIEEQDRLTNFVVVGGGPTGVEVAGALGELKNHVLPKDYPDIDFDIMKLHLVDAGERLLAGMSEKAGTRALKYLEDFGVDVRLGTRLVDYDGNNVTLTDGTVIPAKTVIWAAGVTGNTIDGLPEAVVDKGRILVDQYNQVEGHPDVYAVGDIAAMCSEENPRGFPMVAPVAMQQAQNLGKNLKRQLKQKEPIPFKYRDKGSMATVGRNKAVVDMPRFHFGGLFAWMVWMFVHLMSIVGFRNRLVILSNWVWNYMTYDRGTRLIIRTFLRNKQYKPGDSL
- a CDS encoding mechanosensitive ion channel family protein, with amino-acid sequence MIYFILSVFLFFQDVNPSDPDSVSYEDTPKIEQQKAEQKRLNYAIDNDSTMFIYRGAGPYSLEERGEKVKENIRQSKDRFTSEKPIIVKSEDGNEIFCGEKLIMTVYDADAKAIGLSRNAATEYYADLIQQLRETEDIPKVEVKSLILNIGIAVVIVILFLIGLRYYNRLFRLVYMKIRGQKGKMLKGFKVKTYEVLTEEKQILFVTYIAKGLRIAVLLFIIYLLLPVLFSLFPWTQGIATTLFGYILDPLKSIGNKFLLFIPDLLTITVIWFVTKYVLKLLAFFKDEVAKGKLELPGFYKEWAKPTYNIIKILVIALSFIAIWPLLPMSDSDIFKGVSTFIGLLVALGGAGAISNVIAGLVITYMRSFKIGDRVRIGEVMGDVKEKSLLNTRIKTIKNEIITIPNSHMLNSHTINYTTANDEEGLILHTTITLGYDVPWRSVHEVLIEAALATEHVKKLPKPYVLQTSLDDFYVSYQLNARTREIHKMALIYSKLHQNIQDKCNEAGIEILSPHYGAQRDGNHSTIPQEHLPENYQAPWFRVKKDF
- a CDS encoding LytR/AlgR family response regulator transcription factor; this encodes MRALIIDDERLARKELTNLLQEYPEIEIIGEAVNAEDAEEKIKTLQPELLFLDIQMPGKTGFELLETLDTVPDVVFTTAYDEYALQAFDFNALDYLLKPIEPDRLKETITKLINRPKKEEAVVTQTDQKLGPQDRVFVKDGDKCWFVKLENIRLFESDGNYIKIYFDNFKPMIHKSLNALDEKLDDRSFFRASRKHIINLTWVESIESWFNGGLMVVLRGGDKVEVSRRQAARFKEMMSL
- a CDS encoding sensor histidine kinase, translated to MRKKRLYWAFQILGWGAYVLLNIFTLSLNPQALQPEIIRISRIEILLHTPIMLFFSHYLIRKVIIQRNWLQINIGRVIPRILGLILIAALSVQIVSLTLYWMVGTISLDDELSILLSDILFALLNFLIMFIIWSTIYFLYHFLESNNRSLKYEAAMNEMHLNQLKSQLNPHFIFNALNSMRALVDEEPSKAKTAITQLSNILRNSLITDKKRVVSFGNELNTVRDYLALEGIRFEERLKVRYQIDPKSDGFEIPPMMVQTLVENAIKHGVSNLIEGGVIEIESLVEHSILILKIRNSGQISLSPKRPGSRKGVGLINTKERLKLIYGEAASFRIYNENDKFVVTEVKIPQRM